The genomic region GATGTGATCCCAGCTGCTGATCTCTCTGTGGTTCTGTTGGTTCTGTTTCAGATGACGTGGACCTGAACAGCATGGCCACCATCCCCGGTATGGGGATCCCAGAGCAGCTGAAGGCCGCCATGGAGCAGGAGCAGAGCAGTAAGTCTGTTCCTGGAATCTCTCGGGTGTGTCTCGGGTGCGTCTCGGGTGCGTCTCGGGTGCGTCTCGGGTGCGTCTCGGGTGGGTCTTGGGTGTGTCTCGGGTGGGTCTCGGGTGTATCTCAGGTGTCTCTGTTGTCTCCAGGTAAAGAGACAGCTCCTGAGGTGGAGATGTCTATCCCGGGTCTAGACTGGGGCATGGATGAGGTCATGGGTAAAGACACCAAGAAGGTCCCGCAGAAGAAAGTCCCATACGCCAAACCGATCCCAGCCCAGTTCCAACAGGTAAACACCTGGACATTAACCTGGACATTAAACGGGTCAGTGCTGTAGAACCAGAAGAAAGCGTGTTAGTATGGTTGACTCTGGACTCCTTCCGTCTTCAGGCCTGGGCAGAGAATAAAGTACCCATGATGCCGCCTGGTGGAGAGTTGTCCAAAGACCGGAAGGTGGAGCAGAAAGTGGACGGGAAGAAGAAAACTCAGGccgagatggagcaggagatggCAGCTCTGCAGTACACCAACCCCATGCTGCTGGAGGTACCGGCATGTCAGACTGTATGTTGCTGTATGGAATGATGCTTCTGATTTATACTGCAGACTCACCATGTTGAACATGAGATCATAATGACAATCATATCCTGGTTATACCAAGACAGAAAGAATTCATTGTTTActtttaaatatgaaaacaaaccCACGAAACCATCCAGCAATAAACCAGCAACCCCCCTAATACCTTAGCAACCAACTAGCATTACCAGAGCAACCATGTAGTTACATCACAGGATTAACACGCAGAGCAACCACCTGAGCAACCTTTGAGCCAGGTAGCAACCAGCTAGCTGACTCACAGTAACACCACAGTAACTACCCAGTAACACCACAGTAACCACCCAGTAACACCACAGTAACCACCCAGTAACACCACAGTAACCACCCAGTAACACCACAGTAACCACCCAGTAACACCACAGTAACACCACAGTAACCACCCAGTAACACCACAGTAACCACCCAGTAACACCACAGTAACCACCCAGTAACACCACAGTAACTACCCAGTAACACCACAGTAACTACCCAGTAACACCACAGTAACCACCCAGTAACACCACAGTAACTACCCAGTAACACCACAGTAACTACCCAGTAACACCACAGTAACCACCCAGTAATACCACAGTAACCACCCAGTAATACCACAGTAACCACCCAGTAACATCAGCTCCCATCTGGAAGCTAAAGAATGAATTAACGTTTCCAGTGTAATCTGATTTTAATCCCGTTTTTGGTTCTCGCTGCAGCAGATGAAGATGAACCAGATGAACACAGACGGGAACATGGGGCCCCCACAGGGCCAGGGCCCGATGCCTCCCTTCTCTGGTCCTGGGGGTCCGATGCCTCCGGGCCAGCAGGGCTTTTCCTCAAACATGCCTCCTCAGCAGATGCCCAACAACATGGGGCCTCCCATGGGCCCCGGAGGCATGCAGCCTCCTTTCATGCCCCCTGGACAGATGGGGCCACCCTCTGGACCCCAGTCTCACCAGGGCCCCCCTCAGGGCATGATGGGACCACCAGACATGCAAGGACCCCAAGGTATGCAGAGACACCCTGGCCCGCCCAGAAATATGGGCCCCCAAGGGCCTCATGGTATGGGACCCAGAGGTATGCAGGGGCCCCATGGTGGGATGATGGGCCCCCCTCCTCGAGGAATGGGTCCAAGGGATCCTCAGGGGCCTCCACCTCAGGGGGGCATGATGCAACCTCAGGGGAACATGATGGGCCCGCAGGGTGGGATGATGGGGGGGCCCCCACCCAGGACACACGGCAACGGACCGAACAACTATGGCATGGGCAACATGCAGGGGCCCCCGGGAGGGATGCACGGGCCTCCAGGAAATATGCAGGGGCCCCCAGGTAACATGCAAGGACCCCATGGAAACATACAGGGGCCCCCACATGGAAATATGCAGGGGCCCCCAGGAAACATCCAGGGCCCCTCGGGTAACATGCAAGGACCCCATGGAAACATGCAGGGGCCCCCATACATGCAGCACCAGGTGAGTTGATGTGATGGACGTCTGACTGGTTTTACAGTTGCTGTATGAACGAGTACCGTCTAAATCTGATTTGGTCTTTCCAGGGCCAGAACTCGGGGCCTATGATGGGACACGGGATGGGCCAGCAGGGGCCCAACAACAAAGGTAAGACCACACAGGACATGTACAGTGAAGCTCGAGACTTATTGAAGCGAGCAGGCGTTTGTGTTGGGTTGAGGTGACGTGGCGTCCCCCAGGGCTCCATGCTGGGCTCCAGGAGtaggcagaggagaagagatggGTCTTGAGACGGGACTGAAACAGTGAGAGGGATTCAGAGTCTCTGATGTGTTGCGGGAGGGAGTTCCAAAGCCtgggagctgccctggagaatgctcAGTTGGTGCTGAGGTAATTCTGAGTGTCATCGGCATAGCAGTGGAAGTCCAGGTTGAAGTGGCGGAGGATCTGACCGAGGGGGGATATGTAGAGTATGAAAAGGAGTGGATCGAGTACAGAGCCTTGGGGGACACGTTGTGTGACTGTGGATGTGGCAGAGGAGTTGTTGTGAAGGGAGATGAAATGAGATCTCTTGGTGAGGTAAGACCGGAGCCAGCTGAGGGCAGTACCTTCGATATCGATGTCTTGGAGTCTGGTGAGTAAGATGTTATGACTCACGGTATCGAAGGCTGCACTCAGGTCCAGAAGGATGAGGATGTTGAGGGCTCCGGTGTCAGCAGAGGTGAGGAGCTGATTAAGGACTTGGAGGATTGCAGTTTCTATGCTGTGGATGGGTTCAAACAAGTTCAAACAAGTTGTTGGAATGCAGGTTGGATTGGAGCTGGGTGGAGACGAGGCGTTCGAGGGTTTtggagaggaaggggaggttGGAGATAGGGCGGTAGTGATTGAGACAGGAGGGGTCCAGACCAGGTTTCTTGAGTGTGGGGGTGACAGCAGCAGTTTTGAAGGCTGAGGGGACAGTTCCGTGGGACAGTGAGGAGTTGAAGAGGTCGGTGAGGTAGGGGCATAGGACAGGGAGGCAGGACTTCAGcaggggggtggggagggggtcGAGGGAGCAGGTGGTGGGTTTGGATGTGCTGATGAGTTTGGCAATGGTTGCCGAGTCAACTGGGTCGAACCGGGAGAGGCGGTGCTGGGGGTGAACGGTCAGGAGGtccagagggatggagagaataGGGGTCGGTGTGGTTGCTGCTGGGTCAGACACGGGGAGCAGTGAGTTGTTGATGGTGGTGATTTTGTCGCTGAAGAACTGAAGGAATGAGTTACATAGATCGGGTGAGGGGTCAGAGAGGGTGTTGGCACGAGGCCTGAGGAGAGTGTTGACAGTGGAGAAGAGGGTTCGGGGGTTACGGGTGGGGTCATTGATGATGGTGGAGAAGTAGTCAGATTTGGCAGCAGTGATGGCGTCTTTGTAGGTGATGAGGTGAGATTTGTAGGATTTCCGGTGAACAGTGAGTGATGACTTTCTCCAGAGGCGTTCAAGCTGGCGACCGGTCTGTTTGAGTTTTCTGAGGTGGGGTGTGAACCGGGGGGAGGAGGTGTTGAATGAAACAGTTTTGGTTCTCAGGGGGGCCAGTGAGTTGAGGGAGGCAGACAGGGTGGCGTTGAGGTGGTTGGTGAGATCATCAGGTGAGGTGGGGGGTGGGTCCAGGTGGAGGGCAGCAGATAGCAGAtcggagagatggaggggatcGATGGACTCAGTGTTACGGAATGAAATGACTCTGGGGAGTTTCAGATGGGGTGTTGGGGACGGGGTGTTGGGGACGGGGTGATGGGGAAGGGATTGTGAATTGGATGAGTTTGTGATCAGAAAGGGGGATGGGTGGATGTTCAGAACCGGGACGTTGGCAGAGCAGACGAGATCTAGAATATGGCCTTTACTGTGTGTGGGGAAGGTGATGTGCTGGGTGAGGTTGAAGTTGTCCAGTAGAGTGGAGAAATCAGAGGCAGGTTTACAGGTGGGGGAGTCCATGTGGATGTTGAAGTCGCCCAGTAGCAGTAGGGGTAAGGGGAGGGATGATGCTAGGGTGAGGAGTTCAGACAGAtcggagaggaaggaggaattTGGTTTAGGTGGGCGGTTAATGAGGATGACTGTGGTGGAGCAGGTTTTGAAGGCGAGGGATTCGAATGAGGTGACTGTAGGGAAAGTGAGTGGAGTCGAACTGTTAGAAAAGGTTCCTGGTTCACATCAGGACAGAACTCTGTTTGGATCCCGGTCCTGATAACCACTGTTGGCTCTTCTCAGACCCTCGGGGGCCGCCGCCCAACCACCACATGGGCCCTCCAGACCGACAGGGTCCAGGGGGACCGGACCAGGGCTCAGGGCCTTACTGGGGGGACAACCAGCAGGGTCGACGTGGACCACAGGACTTTGATGGAGGCCAGGACTTCCATGGCAGAGGGGAGGAGGGCTGGAGACCAGGACCTGGACCAGGATCTGGACCAGGATCTGGACCAGGATaccagggaggaggaggaggaggacacaggGGGGGAGGAcaccgaggaggaggagcaggaggagcaggaggaggaggaggaggaggagggaacgGAGGGAACTGGGGCTCCGAAGAGAGGTTCACCGGAGGAGAGTTCAGAGGACGGAGAGACGAAAGGTGAGCAGTCTGATAGACCCTGCAGCCCCTCAGGGGTCTGAACCAGGGACGCACCGGTCCCACTATTTCAGTCCTGATATCCGGTACCTGGGCTCTGGGTGTCGGCCTGATATCCGGTACCTGGGCTCTGGGTGTCGGCCTGATATCCGGTACCTGGGCTCTGGGTGTCGGCCTGATATCCGGTACCTGGGCTCTGGGTGTCGGCCTGATATCCGGTACCTGGGCTCTGGGTGTGGGTAACGGGTGTGAACTGAACTCTGTGGTGTTCCAGgttcagaggaggaggaggccccGGCCGGCCCGGAGCTCGAGGTTACTCTGAGGACTACGGGGGCCAGGAGGACAGCTTTGAGGGCCCCGAGGAGATGAGTCGAGGCTGGGACAACGGAGGTCGAGGGAGACCTCCTCGGGGAGGAGGTCCacccagaggaggaggtgagacgTGTCCCCTGGTCCTCACCAGGACAGAGGccccgttcacacctggtattaatgagttaatgttaataatgtaatgttaataccaggtgtgaacggggCCTCTGAGGACTCATgataataccaggtgtgaacggggCCTCTGAGGACTCATgataataccaggtgtgaacggggCCTCTGAGGACTCATgataataccaggtgtgaacggggCCTCTGAGGactcatgttaataccaggtgtgaacgggtCCTCTGAGGactcatgttaataccaggtgtgaacggggCCTCTGAGGactcatgttaataccaggtgtgaacggggCCTCTGAGGactcatgttaataccaggtgtgaacggggCCTCTGAGGactcatgttaataccaggtgtgaacggggCCTCTGAGGACTCATgataataccaggtgtgaacgggtCCTCTGAGGactcatgttaataccaggtgtgaacggggCCTCTGAGGACTCATgataataccaggtgtgaacagaaaACTATTTCTGTGCAGACTCTTATTGTGGCGGGTGTCTCCTTGGCTTCCTGTCTGCAGGTCACGATGGTTACCGGGACGGTCAGCAGATGCATGATGGGACGTCTCCGGCTGGTCGTGAGCGCTCCTCGTCCCTGCAGGGGATGGACATGGCGTCTCTGCCCCCCCGGAAGCGCCCGTGGCAGGACGGACCGGGAACCGGAGACCCCCGAGAGCGCGAGTCCCCCGGAGCTGACGGAGGTCAGAGTTCAgctgccccccccaccccacatcTGATGCCATAAACCAAGTCCTGTTTAATTGACCCCCTTTGTTCCCGGCAGGTCGCCCCCCCCAGAGGGAGGACGGCGGTTACGGTCCGCCTGGTCGGGGTGGACGAGGCGGCTGGGGTCCCGGAGGAGGACCTGGACCAGGACCGGCCCTTAGGAGAGGAGGACCAGCACCCAGAGGACCACCGAGGGGGGGCGTCCGGGGCCGGTAGTCCTGAAGAATAGAACTCCCAtcaccccgcccccccccccaccacacaGACCTGATCCCCGAAACCTTCAGACAAACTTTGGTCATGTGACACATGGAGATCTACGCTGGTTTGTGATTGGTCCGTACGGACGGAGCCGACAGGAAGCAGCCGCGTCACCGAGGCTGGTCTCTGATTGGTCCGTACGGACGGAGCCGACAGGAAGCAGCCGCGTCACCGAGGCTGGTCTCTGATTGGTCCGTACGGACGGAGCCGACAGGAAGCAGCCGCGTCACTGAGGCTGGTCTCTGATTGGTCCGTACGGATGGAGCCGACAGGAAGCAGCTGCGTCCCCGAGGCTGGTCTCTGATTGGTCCGTACGGATGGAGCCGACAGGAAGCAGCTGCGTCCCCGAGGCTGGTCTCTGATTGGTCCGTACGGATGGAGCCGACAGGAAGCAGCCGCGTCCCCGAGGCtggttttaatgtaaaatactgTAGAGAATCATCACGTCTCTTTTATTTCAGAGTCACAGTCTTGTTGCTTTTTGTAAAAGATTtctatgtttgtgttttcactgaggtggacaataaagattCACACTTCAACTCTGTCGTCACTACACCTTCATTAACACCTAATACCTTGTTAATACTTAATAATACCTAATTTACACCTAATAAAACCTCGTTAATACCTGTTAATACCTAATAATACCTacgctgtgttgaatactccattctgattggtcaatcatggtgTTGTGCGGTCtgatatttctttataacagacagttgatacgtataacagacctttgctacgtataacagacagttgatacgtatagcagaccgttgatACGTATAGcggaccattgctacgtataacagaccgttgctacgtataacagaccgttgctatgtataacggacagttgctacgtataacggaccgttgctacgtatagcagaccgttgctacgtataacagatagttgctacgtatagctgaccgttgctacgtataacggaccgttgctacgtatagcggaccgttgctacgtataacggaccgttgctacgtataacagaccgttgctacgtataacagacagttgctatgtataacggacagttgctacgtataacggaccgttgctacgtataacagaccgttgctatgtataacggacagttgctacgtataacggaccgttgctacgtatagcagaccgttgctacgtataacagatagttgctacgtatagctgaccgttgctacgtataacggaccgttgctacgtatagcggaccgttgctacgtataacggaccgttgctacgtataacggaccgttgctacgtatagcggaccgttgctacgtatagcagaccgttgctacgtataacagacagttaatacatataacggaccgttgctacgtatagcggaccgttgcta from Sebastes umbrosus isolate fSebUmb1 unplaced genomic scaffold, fSebUmb1.pri scaffold_128_arrow_ctg1, whole genome shotgun sequence harbors:
- the wdr33 gene encoding pre-mRNA 3' end processing protein WDR33 isoform X1; translation: MATIPGMGIPEQLKAAMEQEQSSKETAPEVEMSIPGLDWGMDEVMGKDTKKVPQKKVPYAKPIPAQFQQAWAENKVPMMPPGGELSKDRKVEQKVDGKKKTQAEMEQEMAALQYTNPMLLEVPACQTQMKMNQMNTDGNMGPPQGQGPMPPFSGPGGPMPPGQQGFSSNMPPQQMPNNMGPPMGPGGMQPPFMPPGQMGPPSGPQSHQGPPQGMMGPPDMQGPQGMQRHPGPPRNMGPQGPHGMGPRGMQGPHGGMMGPPPRGMGPRDPQGPPPQGGMMQPQGNMMGPQGGMMGGPPPRTHGNGPNNYGMGNMQGPPGGMHGPPGNMQGPPGNMQGPHGNIQGPPHGNMQGPPGNIQGPSGNMQGPHGNMQGPPYMQHQGQNSGPMMGHGMGQQGPNNKDPRGPPPNHHMGPPDRQGPGGPDQGSGPYWGDNQQGRRGPQDFDGGQDFHGRGEEGWRPGPGPGSGPGSGPGYQGGGGGGHRGGGHRGGGAGGAGGGGGGGGNGGNWGSEERFTGGEFRGRRDERFRGGGGPGRPGARGYSEDYGGQEDSFEGPEEMSRGWDNGGRGRPPRGGGPPRGGGHDGYRDGQQMHDGTSPAGRERSSSLQGMDMASLPPRKRPWQDGPGTGDPRERESPGADGGRPPQREDGGYGPPGRGGRGGWGPGGGPGPGPALRRGGPAPRGPPRGGVRGR
- the wdr33 gene encoding pre-mRNA 3' end processing protein WDR33 isoform X3 gives rise to the protein MATIPGMGIPEQLKAAMEQEQSSKETAPEVEMSIPGLDWGMDEVMGKDTKKVPQKKVPYAKPIPAQFQQAWAENKVPMMPPGGELSKDRKVEQKVDGKKKTQAEMEQEMAALQYTNPMLLEQMKMNQMNTDGNMGPPQGQGPMPPFSGPGGPMPPGQQGFSSNMPPQQMPNNMGPPMGPGGMQPPFMPPGQMGPPSGPQSHQGPPQGMMGPPDMQGPQGMQRHPGPPRNMGPQGPHGMGPRGMQGPHGGMMGPPPRGMGPRDPQGPPPQGGMMQPQGNMMGPQGGMMGGPPPRTHGNGPNNYGMGNMQGPPGGMHGPPGNMQGPPGNMQGPHGNIQGPPHGNMQGPPGNIQGPSGNMQGPHGNMQGPPYMQHQGQNSGPMMGHGMGQQGPNNKDPRGPPPNHHMGPPDRQGPGGPDQGSGPYWGDNQQGRRGPQDFDGGQDFHGRGEEGWRPGPGPGSGPGSGPGYQGGGGGGHRGGGHRGGGAGGAGGGGGGGGNGGNWGSEERFTGGEFRGRRDERFRGGGGPGRPGARGYSEDYGGQEDSFEGPEEMSRGWDNGGRGRPPRGGGPPRGGGHDGYRDGQQMHDGTSPAGRERSSSLQGMDMASLPPRKRPWQDGPGTGDPRERESPGADGGRPPQREDGGYGPPGRGGRGGWGPGGGPGPGPALRRGGPAPRGPPRGGVRGR
- the wdr33 gene encoding pre-mRNA 3' end processing protein WDR33 isoform X4, with amino-acid sequence MATIPGMGIPEQLKAAMEQEQSSKETAPEVEMSIPGLDWGMDEVMGKDTKKVPQKKVPYAKPIPAQFQQAWAENKVPMMPPGGELSKDRKVEQKVDGKKKTQAEMEQEMAALQYTNPMLLEMKMNQMNTDGNMGPPQGQGPMPPFSGPGGPMPPGQQGFSSNMPPQQMPNNMGPPMGPGGMQPPFMPPGQMGPPSGPQSHQGPPQGMMGPPDMQGPQGMQRHPGPPRNMGPQGPHGMGPRGMQGPHGGMMGPPPRGMGPRDPQGPPPQGGMMQPQGNMMGPQGGMMGGPPPRTHGNGPNNYGMGNMQGPPGGMHGPPGNMQGPPGNMQGPHGNIQGPPHGNMQGPPGNIQGPSGNMQGPHGNMQGPPYMQHQGQNSGPMMGHGMGQQGPNNKDPRGPPPNHHMGPPDRQGPGGPDQGSGPYWGDNQQGRRGPQDFDGGQDFHGRGEEGWRPGPGPGSGPGSGPGYQGGGGGGHRGGGHRGGGAGGAGGGGGGGGNGGNWGSEERFTGGEFRGRRDERFRGGGGPGRPGARGYSEDYGGQEDSFEGPEEMSRGWDNGGRGRPPRGGGPPRGGGHDGYRDGQQMHDGTSPAGRERSSSLQGMDMASLPPRKRPWQDGPGTGDPRERESPGADGGRPPQREDGGYGPPGRGGRGGWGPGGGPGPGPALRRGGPAPRGPPRGGVRGR
- the wdr33 gene encoding pre-mRNA 3' end processing protein WDR33 isoform X2, whose protein sequence is MATIPGMGIPEQLKAAMEQEQSSKETAPEVEMSIPGLDWGMDEVMGKDTKKVPQKKVPYAKPIPAQFQQAWAENKVPMMPPGGELSKDRKVEQKVDGKKKTQAEMEQEMAALQYTNPMLLEVPACQTMKMNQMNTDGNMGPPQGQGPMPPFSGPGGPMPPGQQGFSSNMPPQQMPNNMGPPMGPGGMQPPFMPPGQMGPPSGPQSHQGPPQGMMGPPDMQGPQGMQRHPGPPRNMGPQGPHGMGPRGMQGPHGGMMGPPPRGMGPRDPQGPPPQGGMMQPQGNMMGPQGGMMGGPPPRTHGNGPNNYGMGNMQGPPGGMHGPPGNMQGPPGNMQGPHGNIQGPPHGNMQGPPGNIQGPSGNMQGPHGNMQGPPYMQHQGQNSGPMMGHGMGQQGPNNKDPRGPPPNHHMGPPDRQGPGGPDQGSGPYWGDNQQGRRGPQDFDGGQDFHGRGEEGWRPGPGPGSGPGSGPGYQGGGGGGHRGGGHRGGGAGGAGGGGGGGGNGGNWGSEERFTGGEFRGRRDERFRGGGGPGRPGARGYSEDYGGQEDSFEGPEEMSRGWDNGGRGRPPRGGGPPRGGGHDGYRDGQQMHDGTSPAGRERSSSLQGMDMASLPPRKRPWQDGPGTGDPRERESPGADGGRPPQREDGGYGPPGRGGRGGWGPGGGPGPGPALRRGGPAPRGPPRGGVRGR